In the Flavobacteriales bacterium TMED191 genome, CATACGGTTCATTCGGAAATATTCCAATCAATATGCCAAAAAGTGTCCTAACATATTGGAATGGAATACCAATGATCATGACACATCAATCGCTGTAAAGAGTGACTGAACCTGCTCCTGTGCAAAAATCGGGTGAAAAATTATGAAAACAATACAGACTATTACTCAGAAATACATCGGCAAGAAAAGCCGAGGAACCCAATGGGGTTCTCGTTACGCAGTCCTAGCGATTATTTCACCCATATCTCTGATACTTATCTGGTACCTAACAGTAGAATTTGGTGTAGCAAACCCTATAATTTTGCCTTCACCAGTGGTTATCTGGCAGGCTTTTTGGGAAATCATAACCAATGGGTACAGTGGTTCGGGAATAATCATACATATCGCGGCAAGTTTATACCGGGTTGTAGTAGCATTTTTAGCAGCAACAATAATTGGCGTTTTCATCGGGCTTCTTAGGGGGGTCTATAGAGATGTGAATGCTATATTTCTTGTGCCTGCAGAGACCATCAGGCCGATACCGCCACTCGCATTTATTCCATTGTTTATTTTATGGTTCGGGATCGGGGATGTCTCAAAAATTCTTTTAATATTTTATTACGTGGTACTGATCGTAATGCTAAGTACTGAGGCAGGAGTGCGTAGTGTACCAGAGGATAAAATACGCGCTGCACAATCGTTGGGGGCAAATCCCCGTCAAACACTTTTTTTCGTGATCGTTCCGGCAGCCCTTCCGAGCATAATGTCGGGATTACGTGTTTCGGCAGCCGCGGCTTTTTCAATTTTAGTGGCAGCCGAACTACTGGGCGGGGATCTGGGGTTGGGTTTCGTTATTATGGATGCTGCCTCTTTTTTTCG is a window encoding:
- a CDS encoding ABC transporter permease translates to MKTIQTITQKYIGKKSRGTQWGSRYAVLAIISPISLILIWYLTVEFGVANPIILPSPVVIWQAFWEIITNGYSGSGIIIHIAASLYRVVVAFLAATIIGVFIGLLRGVYRDVNAIFLVPAETIRPIPPLAFIPLFILWFGIGDVSKILLIFYYVVLIVMLSTEAGVRSVPEDKIRAAQSLGANPRQTLFFVIVPAALPSIMSGLRVSAAAAFSILVAAELLGGDLGLGFVIMDAASFFRMPDVFVGILLIGILGFTWDRGLNYALNRWVHWEGKN